GCTTAGTAGTCGGGTTCGCCCTGCTCGGCGCCGATGGCGATCATCTTGGACATGGCGGCCGACCACCGCACCGCCTCATTGATACGCGGCTCGATGAAGGGGAGCCAGGCCGATGGTACCCAATGCTCTGTCATGTAGGCTTTGGTAATCGGGGCTGGTAGCTTGGCTTGGGGCGGGCTAATCTCTTTGGTTTGACTGCCGCTCCCGCGGCTCACCTCGTCGCCGGGGCCGATCGGAATTGAAAAGGCATAGAACGGAGCATTGGCCGGCGGCTTTTGGTCGAGCTTGCGAAACGCATCAAGCGCGTCCAATACCTCAAACTGCCGAGTAAAGGCGGCGATCAGGTCGCCGGTGACAGTGCCCTTGGCAGTGAGTGTTAGGGGCTGGTCAAAGCCTGCTGCAAGCACCTCGCGCAGATGCACCCGCACCTTGAGCGCCGATTGCTGCCGGCCGCCCTCGAGGGCGCGCCACCCGAAGGCAATGCCGTAGCGATCTTCAGTGTGCTTCATCTCGCCGATTGATTGCACGCCCTCGGCCAGCACGATGAGGTTGGCGACCTCGATGGCCCAGTGGGTGACAAAAGCACCGTTGCCGTGCTTGATCGTGACTTGGGGAAAGCGGGCTGCGTGCATGGCTTCATCGAGATCGTCATGCTTGCCGGCCTCAGCCAGCCAACCTGCGTAGATCTGCCGCTCCTTGGTCTGGAGTCCGGTGGCCCATTGCAGCAGCGGCTCCGCCGCGATCTGCAATGGCCGGCGCGCTGGGCCGCGCGTGAACGGTATCTCTTTCATGTCGTTGCTCGCTTTCGTTTTTGTGTAGGATTCACCTGTCCTTGCCTGGCGTGGACATCCCATAGAGCTGCTACTTCAGCTCGGCAGGGCTTAGCCCACGTTGCTTGGCGGCGATGCGAATGCATGTCTCACTCTCATAACAATCCTCGGGAAGCGCCTCGCCGATGCCGAATACGTGATCGGCATCGACAAGCATGCAGAGACCGCCCTCGACTTGTGTATTGACGAGCACCCCAAGGTAGCGATGGCTTCCCAAAAATGCTCCTATCACACTCCCTGTTGAGAGATGTGCAACAACGGGTTCGCCATGGATGAAGGTGCGTGTAAGGTCGTCGCGGATCTGGGCAACCAGTTTGGCTTGCGCTTGGCAGGCCGGTATCGGCTGGTTCGCTGCGTGCATGCGGTGCAGGACATCCAGTGCCGTACGGTATTGCTCGCGCGCCTGCTGGCGCTGGCGGCTAAGCTGAATCCAGTGCTGTGCCCGCCGCTGCCAATATCTGGCAACGCTGTGGAGCACCTGGGCATTCCAGCCCGTCGCATAGCGCGCCTGGCTCTTGGCTGCGCGCCAGCGTGCAATGGCGCGGCCGACCTCATGGGGAAACAGCGCGGCAAGATGCCGACTGTACTGCCCACGGGCCTGCTGCCCGGCTCGTGCGACACAGAGATCGCACGCGGGCGCGCCGCCGACCAGCGCCCCAGGCAGTGCCGCACGCCCATGGGCGGTGCACGTGTTCAAGGTCTCGGATGTCATAGATACCTCTATGGTGTGGATGTCGAACATTATAGCGGGTGCATTGTGCAATGTCAACAAGAAATTGATGTTTATGTGTAATTTCCTGTTGTTTCTAAGGAACTATGATAGTATTCGCCTGCCGGTATTTTTAGGCGCGATGTGGTTGCCCCGCACCACCATCACCACCATGGCGCTGCTCGGCGGCGGCGATTATCTCGGCAGCGGTGGCCGGGCCGGCGAGGTAGCCTGCAACAAGTTGCAGGGCATAGGCTTGCAGCGCGAGGCCGCTCCAGCCGCGTGGACTCGTCGGCGCATCGCGGAGCAGGTTGGCCAGGAGCGGATCGGCGGCGCGGCAGTGGAATGCGAACCGTGCAAATGAGGTTTCGACATACACCACCGTGTCGGCGTAGTCGCCGTAGGCGTGCGGCGTGGCCCACCAGTCGGTAGCGAGGCAGATGGTCAGGCTTAACAAGACGGCTTTGGCCTGGTAGAACTCAGCCGCGCGCTCCGGGAACTGCTTTGCGGCGACATTGGACAGCAGGGTGAGCAGCGCTGCGCCGGCTGTCGTGGCTTGGAGTCGACGTGCGTGGGCGATCCCCAAGCCAAAGGTCGTGACCGCAAGCGTGGCGGCGTTCTGTATTTGGGCGTCGGTGGGCGTTAGCATAGAACCACTCCATGCTGTTGATAGTCGTGCTCCCACTCGCGCAGAACGCCAAGGTGGTCGGGGCAGAGCAGGCCGTCCTTGGTCGTTGTCCAAGCAGCACAACCGCAGATAGCGCAGGTGCCGAGCAGCGGGAAGGGATCCATCTGCTCGGTGATCTGCTCCTTGCTCAGCTGGAAGTGTGAGACGCTCGGGCCAACGCCGCATTGATCGCAGTAGCCGCCCATCACCTCGCCTTCCTTGCTGGCGTTTGGCGTTGTGGCGCGGCAGGTATCGCAGAGGGTGCGGCGATCGTAGCAAAAGGTTTCACCAGGCTGGCTCAGCACGACGGTGTACATATTGAGGTGGATACCTGGTCTAGGGATAACCACAGCCGCCGCAACCACCTCCCCCGCATCCGCAGCGATCTCCTCCACCGAGTTGCCGCTGTCGGGCGTCGTCACAGTGGCCGAAACACCCTCCGAGAGCAGGTCATGCACCAGGGCATTTAGCTTCACCTCGCCATCGTGATAGGTCGGTGCGAAGCCGATCAGTTCCCCATCAAGGTACAGCGCATAGTCGCGCGTCGCGCGGTCGTAGCAGATCTCCTTGCGGAAGGTCGCGTCGGTGGTGCTCATCGTCGTTGCCTTTCTGTATGCGTTCCGTCGATGCCTTATTATAGCTCAGTGTCTATCTAATGTCAACAGGAAATTGATGGTTATTTTGAATATAATCATGTTCTTGTTGACGGCATTCTTGGTATTTGATACACTGATGGTGGGTGCCTCGCGACACACCCTTGTCGCGAGCGTGTTGTTGCGAGGCACCCATGGCCCCACACTACCCCAACGCAACATGGCAGCCATCCCCCAATTACACGCCAAGCCACCAGGGGCGTAAGGCGGTCGTGCTCCACATCGCCCAGGGCGGCTACCAATCCTCGATTGACTATATGCGCGGGGCGGGAGTCTCCTCGCACTTCATCATCAGCACCGCAGGGGGCGTTGCCCAGCTGGTCGATCTCGACCACTCGGCCTGGGCCAATGGGCTCCACTGGGTCGGCGAGCGGGCGCAGCTGCCGCAGGGCTATCCCTGGCTCGGCCCAGGGTGGTACTGCCCTCACGAGCACAAGGTCACCCCGACATGGGAGTCCATCACTCCAGGGATCAACCCGAACCTCCAGACGATCAGCATTGAGCATGCCGGCTTCACCAGCAAGGCTGTGCCTGCGATTCAGCGCGCTGCACTTATTCAACTGCTGCGCTGGCTTGGGCGGCAGTATCCCGAGCTGCTGCCGTGGGTGCCTGGCCGCACGCTCATTCGGCATGCGGATATCGATCCCGTGGACAAAGCGTTCTGCCCTGGCACGGGCTTTGACATGGCCACAATCGCCGATGCCGCCAATGTCCCGCTCCCTCCCGCCGAGGCCTGGCAACGCGTCTGGGCCAGGCGCGGGATTGACCTGCCGGCACACCAGATCGGATGGGCAATCCCTCAGCTCTACAAGTACCACTTCACCGAGCTGGGGGCCTGTGTGGAGTCCGAGCACTATCTCGCCAATGGGCAGGTCTCAGTCGCGGTCTTTGAGCATGGCCTGATCTACTTTTTGAAATCGACCGGGCGGGCCTACCTCGGGCCATCCTTTGTGCAACCCATAGGAGCGAGCGATGTGGCGTGATGATGGCGGGCGGCGGCGCGATGGTGCCCGACTGCAGGAGCGCATCAGGGCAATCGCCCTGATGGTCGGTGATTCGATTGAGAAGTTCCTGCACGAAACCCTCGCACTACTCGACAGTATCACGCGGAGCGACATCGCGTCGTTTATCGAGCGCCTGGATACCATGCAGGAAGGCCAGGTTGGCACCCGGTCGTCGCTTGATGCGATGGCCCAAACCTTTGCCGAGTTGCTCGGCGAGGTGCGCGGCCTGCGGTCGGATGTGACCGCGCTCCGCTCAGGTTTGGACGTTGATGTAGGCCGCCTGGAACAGCGGGTGGACGATCTTGAGTCGCGTGATCGGTAAGGGGCCGCTGTGAATTTCGCATCCATTGAGTGGGGACAAATCGTGCTCGCACTACTGAGTGTTATGGGAGGGGCCGGCGGCGTGACTGCGTGGTATCGCGCGCGGTCGCAGAATCGCACCGACGAGCGCAAACTTCTCACTGATGAGCAAATCGCATTTCGTAGTGCCATGGCTGCTGAGATTGGGCGCCTTTCGGCGCTCCAGCAGGCATTGGCAACCGACAAAGACAAGTTGGAGGCCCAACTTGCCGATCAAGGTCGGCAGCTCGAGCGGCTGCGCACGCTCGACGAGATTAAAGAGCGGCAGATCGCCGAGCTGCAAAAGCAGAATGCCGATCTGGTGCTGCGTTCGAATGCGCAGCAGGGCGAGATTGAGGCGCTGCGCGAGGAAAAGGCGCGCGTGCTGCAGCAACTTACCGTCGCGCATGCGACCAAAGAACTGCTTGAGCGTGAAAACAACGATCTGCGGCGCGAGATGAGCCGCCTGCGCAGCGACCTCGACACCTTGCGCGGCGCGGTGGTCACCAGTGGGGAGTCGTGAGCTTCTGTATCAGTGGCTGGAGGTGATGGCGCTGCTCGGCGCCGTGATCCATCAGGGGGTTGCGCCGCGCTACAGTCCGGGGCTAATGGCCCGTGTAGCCGATCGCCGCGACCTGCCCGTTGTGGCATGTATGGTCAGCAGCCCACGCTACCCGATCGGCACGTGGCTGCTGGTGATCGGGCTGAACACGGAGCAAGTGGAGTGGTGCCGGGTCACCGATGTGTCGCACCCGCGCGACCGGCAGCGACACATTCGCACGCATCGCGAGATTGAGTTTGGGTATCCGGAGGCGCAGCGATTGTGTGGTCTTGACGCATTGCACGGCCGGCCAGAGCGCTGCCCGGTGATCGTGCTCTATTTCCCGGAGGGTGCATATGGATCTTTCAACGTGGACTCTGCTCCTGGTCGCGCTCACCCCGCTGGTGATCGCGGCCCTGCGGCGCGACTCGATGTCGGACAACCAGGTGACGCTGCTCACGCTGGTGGTGGTGGTGCTGTTCTTCTTCGCAGGGAAGGCGCTCGACGGCGGGCTGGCGTGGCCGCTCCCCCAGGGCTTGGCCGGCGAGTTGGGACAGGCGCTCATCGCGCAACAGGTGCTCTACCTGCTCGTCAAGAATACCTCGCCGATCAAGGCGCTGGAGCGGCTGGGGAATGCACCCGACTAAGCAGCAGCACCTGCGTCGAATCTGGGGAGCCCTCGCCCGGTCGAAGTATTGCGATCCGATGTGGTGGCTCTTGCTTGGCTGGTGCGCGCTGGTATTTAGCTGGCGCGCCTGGCTTGTGTGGTGTATTCGCCGGCAGCAGCGGCAGGAGAAGTAGGTATGCAAGGAAGTGGAACCCTCGGCTCGCGCGGCGATCTAGTCGCCCGCAAGATTCCGCGTCAGCGGGCGCCGCTCCGCTGGCGCCTGCGTAACGCGCTACGGTGGAGCTACATCAAAGGCTGGATAGCGGCGCACTGGATCGCGCCCTTCGCCAATGCCTGGGGGGTCATGACCGGGATCGGCCAGCTCGATGTGGTGCTGATCAAGGCCAATGGAGCGCGAATCTATTACGGCACAGTCGGCTACCGGGTGATCACCAACGCCGGCGTCACCTTCCTGCGCGACGACTGGAACAATAACGCGCAGGACTTCACCACCTTCAATTTTCATGCGTGTGGTACTGGAACGACTGCAGAAGCGGCTAGTGACACTGCGCTTGTTACTGAATGCACCACTGCTCTGAACCCCGATAGCACCCGTGCTACGGGAACCCGCTCGACGCCGGCGAGCAACCAGTTTGCGTCGGCTGGCACAGTGACGTTCGATGCCTCGGCGGCTGTCACTGAACATATGTTGATGAGCCAGGCAGCGACTGGCGGTGGTACCGGGTGGGATCGCACGGTGTTT
The sequence above is drawn from the Candidatus Kouleothrix ribensis genome and encodes:
- a CDS encoding N-acetylmuramoyl-L-alanine amidase, which produces MLHIAQGGYQSSIDYMRGAGVSSHFIISTAGGVAQLVDLDHSAWANGLHWVGERAQLPQGYPWLGPGWYCPHEHKVTPTWESITPGINPNLQTISIEHAGFTSKAVPAIQRAALIQLLRWLGRQYPELLPWVPGRTLIRHADIDPVDKAFCPGTGFDMATIADAANVPLPPAEAWQRVWARRGIDLPAHQIGWAIPQLYKYHFTELGACVESEHYLANGQVSVAVFEHGLIYFLKSTGRAYLGPSFVQPIGASDVA